In the genome of Chryseobacterium sp. 52, the window TCTGCATTCAAACTCCCTTGATTGTAAAGTACATTCTGGAAATTATCGGTTTTAAACGTTACAAAGTCTGCTTTTTTTCCAACTTCCAGATTCCCTCTGTCTTCCAGTCCTAATGCATACGCAGCACGGAATGTCATTCCCGCCAACACCTCAGCCGTTGTTAATTTTTCAAACGTTGCTAAAATAGAAGCCTGGGTAATTAAATTTCCCATTGGTGCTGATCCCGGATTCCAGTCGCTGGCAATGGCTACGATTGCTCCTGCATCGAGTAATTTTCTGGCGGGTGTAAATTTTTCGCCCAATCCTAAACTTGCTCCCGGCAGTGCTGTAGCAACTGTATCTGATTGTGCTAAAAACTCAATATCTTCATCAATAGTAGCTTCCAGATGGTCTGCAGATTTCGCTCCTACTTCCACGGCAATTCTGGAACTTCCTGGTGTAAACTGGTCTGCATGAACGGTAATATCAAAACCTAAATCCTTAGTTTTAAGTAAAAACTCTTTACTTTCTTCCGGTTGGAATGCAGACTTTTCAATGAAGATATCTACACGCTGAGCCAATTCTTCTTCTTTTACTTTAGGTAAAATTTCTGTAAGAATATAATTTAAGTATTCTGTGTTGCTTCCTTCAAAATCTCGGGGTTTCAGGTGAGCAGAAAGACAGGTAGGAACCAATTGAGCTTCTGTCTGAACTTGTGCTTTTTTAATGATTCTGAGCATTTTCAACTCATTTTCTACATCTAGTCCGTAACCGCTTTTTATTTCAATAGTTGTAATTCCTAATGAAACCAGAAATCCTATTCTTTCCAGCAAGGTTTTTAATAATTCTTCTTCTGAAGCACTTCTTGTGTGCTGTACGGAACTCCAGATTCCACCACCGCTTTCAGCAATTTCAAGATATGTTTTCCCTGCGTTACGCATCGCAAAATCATTGGCGCGGTTTCCTCCAAAACAGATATGGGTATGAGAATCTACAAATCCGGGAAGAACAATCTGTTCACCTTCAATCGTTTCAATCTCTATATTTTGATTTTTGGATTTCAATGCATCAAAATTTCCAACTTCCTGAATTTTATTATCTTTCACGACAATTCCTCCATCTACAATAACTTCTATTTGTTCATCGGAAAGTTTTCCTCTTAATGGAAGATTGGCTAATGTTACGATCTGCTTGAAAGGTCCTATTAATTTCATTTATCTTAGATTAAAGCTACAGCTTGTTTATAATTAATTTTTCAACTCAAAAATACTTAAAATATCTCAATTTATTAAATCTTAAATCGTCTGATTCTCCACATCTGGCTTTATCTCAAGCTTTTTTCAATCCTTGAATTTTATCATTCCGAGCCCCAATCTTAACCTAAATTCCCTATCTTTGAAGTAAATGAAATGAATTAATGCCAGATTTTTTACATCCAGATAAGGAAAACTACTCGCATGAAGAGCTTATGCAGGAGGAGCAGATCCGTCCCCAGAGTTTTAAAGACTTTGCCGGGCAGAGAAAAACTTTGGAAAACCTTGAAGTTTTTGTCAGTGCCGCCAAAAGACGGGGTGGAGCTCTTGATCATGTTCTTCTGCACGGTCCACCGGGTCTGGGTAAAACAACTTTAGCCAACATTATTGCCAATGAACTTGGGGTAAGCTGCAAGATTACTTCCGGTCCTGTTCTGGATAAACCGGGAAGTTTAGCTGGTTTATTGACGAATCTGGAGGAAAATGATGTTCTTTTTATCGATGAGATCCACCGTCTTTCTCCCATTGTGGAAGAATATCTGTATTCTGCCATGGAAGATTATAAGATAGACATTATGCTGGAAACCGGCCCTAACGCGAGAAGCGTTCAGATCGGCCTGAATCCTTTTACTTTGGTAGGAGCAACAACAAGAAGCGGAATGCTGACAAAACCTATGCTTGCCAGATTTGGGATTCAAAGCAGACTGGAATATTATTCGGTTGAACTTTTATCAATGATCATTCAGAGAAGTTCAAGGGTTTTGGGATGTAAAATTTATGAAGATGCAGCAATAGAGATTGCAAGAAGAAGCCGTGGAACTCCCAGAATTGCCAATGCTTTGCTAAGAAGGGTACGCGATTTTGCAGAGATCAAAGGGAACGGAGAAATTGAGATCAACATTACAAAATATGCTTTGAACTCTCTTAATGTAGATGAATTTGGTTTAGATGAAATGGATAATAAAATCATGCGTGTCATGATTGAAAACTTCAAGGGGAAACCTGTAGGAATTTCTGCACTGGCAACTTCCATTGCTGAAAATCCTGAAACTCTGGAAGAAGTGTATGAACCGTTCTTGATTCAGGAAGGATTCATCATCAGAACCCCGAGAGGAAGAGAAGTTACAGACAAAGCATATCAACATTTAAATATATCCAGACCTAGAAGTCCTGGAGAATTATTTTAGCAACCTATGTTTATTCCTAAATTATACAGAAGTGAAGATTACAATCTGATGAAAGAAATCATCAGAGAAAATGCTTTTGCCTTACTGATTTCTTCCGTTGAAAAAATAAGAGCAACCCATTCTATGATGATGCTTAATGAAGATGATCCTGAGAATATATATGTGGAAACTCATATTTCCAAAGCTAACCCTCAGGCAAAAACATTAAAAGACGGGGATGAAGTTCTCTGCGATTTTCTGGGTGCCCATGCTTATATTTCAAGCAGCTGGTATGATCATATGAATGTGTCTACATGGAATTATGAAGCCGTACAGATTCATGGAAAAGTACAGCTGATGAATCATGACGAGCTTTATCAGCATCTGGAAAAACTGACTTCCAAGTATGAGAGTTTCCAGAAATGCCCTGTGATGGTGAAGGATATGGGAAGGGAGTTTGTGGAGAAAGAAATGAAAGGTGCTTTCGGGATAAAAATAATTCCGACAGAAATATTTATCAACCAGAAACTTTCTCAGAACAGAAAGGATCATGATTTTCAAAATATCATTTCGGAGCTGGAAAATTCAGATGAGAACGGAAGAAAGATTGCTGAAAAAATGAAATTAATACAGAAATAATAATCAAAATATATATGAAATTATATCCAATACAATGTGGAAAATTTAAACTGGACGGCGGCGCTATGTTCGGGGTCGTCCCAAAGAGTCTGTGGGAAAAGACTAATCCTGCAGACGAAAAAAACCTAATTGAACTGGGAACACGTTCCCTGCTTATAGAAGACGGCAAAAAACTGATCCTTGTAGACTGTGGTCTTGGCAATAAACAAGACGATAAATTCTTCGGGCATTACTCGCTTTGGGGAGATGATAATCTTGATAAAAATTTAAAGAAATACGGTTTTGTAAAAGAGGATATCACTGATATCTTCCTTACTCACCTTCATTTTGACCATTGCGGTGGTGCTATTGAGTGGAATGATGACAGAACGGGATACAGACCTGCATTTAAAAACGCACAGTTCTGGACAAATGAAAACCACTGGAAATGGGCTACAGAACCTAATCCAAGGGAAAAAGCAAGTTTCTTAAAGGAAAACATTCTTCCTATGCAGGAAAGCGGGCAGCTTAACTTTTTACCGCTTCCCACTACGGGAAATTATGGTTTTGCTCCTGATCTGAAAATGGATGTGATCTTTGTAGACGGACATACGGAAAAGCAGATGCTTCCTGTCATCCAATATCAGGAAAAGACGATTGTGTTTGCAGCGGATCTTATTCCTACTGCAGGGCATATCAATCAGGTGTATGTAATGGGGTATGATACAAGACCTCTTTTGACCATGGAAGAAAAAGCAAAATTTCTGAAACAGTGTGTAGACAATGAATATTTGCTGTTTTTTGAACATGATGCCAACAACGAGCTTGCCAGTCTTAAAATGACTGAAAAGGGAGTAAGATTGAATGAGATTCACAGTTTTAATGATGTTTTTGGATACTAATTTTTGATTATGGAAGAATTACATTCAGAGACCCAGAAAGCAGAACCGGAACCGTCACCCAAGATCATTGGACTCACAGGTGGTATCGGTTCAGGAAAGACTACCGTAGCCCATTTTATTGAAGAGTTTGGATTCCCGGTTTATTATTCAGACGACAGGGCTAAAACCATTGTGAATGACAATGAAGACCTTAAAATAAAAATCAAAGAACTGCTGGGCGAGAAAGCCTACGATACCAATGGTCAGTATGACAGAAAGTTTGTTGCAGAAAAGGTTTTTAATAATAAAGAACAACTTCACGAATTAAACGAAATCATTCATCCGGCAGTAAAGATCGATTTTGAAGAATGGCTGAAAAAACAGACTCAATATTTAGTCTTCAAAGAAACAGCCTTATTGTTTGAATTAAAGCTGAACAAACAGTGCTATAAATCTCTATTGGTCACCGCTGAAGATAATATCAGAGCCAAAAGAGTGATGGACAGAGATGGAAAAACATACCGCGAGGTAGAATCTGTCATGGAAAAGCAAATGCCTGAAAAGGATAAGATAAAAATGGCAGACTGTATTATTTACAACAACACAAATTTGGAGGATCTTAAGGAACAGACCGAAAGGATCATATTCAGTATTGAATAAATAAAAACATCGTTAGAATTTTTCTAACGATGTTTTTTAATGATAAAACTTTTCTAAACAGGAAGAGTTTCAGCAATAAAATAGCCCTCAGCAATGAGGGCTATTTTTATTTAAAATTGAAGGATTCTTATTCTTTAATAAATTTCTTTTGAACTGATTTACCGTTGTCTTCGATATCTATTACGTAAACTCCGTTGATCAGTTTCGCTACATTGATCTGATTGTTCAGTAGGATACCTTCAGCCAGAATCTGTGCTGCAGCATTGTAGATCTTATATTTCGCTTTTTTGCTGATATTCTTCACATACAATACTGAACTTACCGGGTTAGGATAAATCATGATATCGGTCTGGTTAACCGGATTCGCTACCGCTGGTTTAGAGATTCTTACTGAGTAATCTTCTACTTCCCCGTTGGCAAATCTGGTACAGTTCACCGGAACTCCGTCTCTCATCAATGCCACTCTCATCACTACATATTTATAGCTTGTCATACTTACAAAGGCATCCACCGGTACACTGAAGGTTCCTGTAACAGGGCTTGTTGTATTCGGAGGTGATGTAAATACTCTTTCGTCAAGATCGAAATATCCGTTTCTGTTGAAGTCAATCCATACTGCAATACCTTCATCATGGTTGGTTCCGTTCCATTTTTTCTCAATCGTAATCTGATTTCCTGTAGATCCCTGAACCATTTCTATGAATGTTCCAGGTACTCCTGTATAATCTGTATAGGTTGAAGGGCCGGAAGCATTTTCCATTTTAGGTCTTCCATTTGGTGTTACTGTAATTTTAGCAATATGCTCATTCACTGAATTTCCGGATGACATCTGACAGTAGATCACTGTAGGTGTTGTAAAATAGTATGGAGGGGTATATGTACCCGGTGTACCATTACAGATATTCACTACCTGCATTTCATATTTAGTATCTTCCAGTAATCCTGCTATAGTATAAGCATTGTTTGCAAGCGGAATATTCGTCCAGCTCGGAATACCTACTTTTCTGTATCTAAGTACATAAGTGGCTCCAGGAAACCCATCCCATACAACCTCTGCCGATGTAGGAGTAAGCTGAGTGATCATTAATCCCGGAGGAGGTAGCTCACAAGTCCTTAGTGTCGTAAATACAACTGGATTTGAATATGGATTAGGCGTTAATTCTCCGGTACACTGATTCGCAACCTGTACTTCATATTTTGTATACGGATCTAAACCAGGTAACAAATATGTATTTGCAGGCGGAGCCGGCAGATTAACAAGATTCCAGGTTGCCGCTCCTACTTTTCTCCATCTCATTACATAGGTAGAGCCGGTTACAAGTGGGGTCCAGGTAATCAGACCAGAATTTGTAGTGATATTTGTAACTGAAACTCCCGGAGGCGTAGGATCACATTTCGTTGTGAATGGTCTTATCGGTGTAA includes:
- the hutI gene encoding imidazolonepropionase is translated as MKLIGPFKQIVTLANLPLRGKLSDEQIEVIVDGGIVVKDNKIQEVGNFDALKSKNQNIEIETIEGEQIVLPGFVDSHTHICFGGNRANDFAMRNAGKTYLEIAESGGGIWSSVQHTRSASEEELLKTLLERIGFLVSLGITTIEIKSGYGLDVENELKMLRIIKKAQVQTEAQLVPTCLSAHLKPRDFEGSNTEYLNYILTEILPKVKEEELAQRVDIFIEKSAFQPEESKEFLLKTKDLGFDITVHADQFTPGSSRIAVEVGAKSADHLEATIDEDIEFLAQSDTVATALPGASLGLGEKFTPARKLLDAGAIVAIASDWNPGSAPMGNLITQASILATFEKLTTAEVLAGMTFRAAYALGLEDRGNLEVGKKADFVTFKTDNFQNVLYNQGSLNAEHVYISGTQIH
- the ruvB gene encoding Holliday junction branch migration DNA helicase RuvB; the protein is MPDFLHPDKENYSHEELMQEEQIRPQSFKDFAGQRKTLENLEVFVSAAKRRGGALDHVLLHGPPGLGKTTLANIIANELGVSCKITSGPVLDKPGSLAGLLTNLEENDVLFIDEIHRLSPIVEEYLYSAMEDYKIDIMLETGPNARSVQIGLNPFTLVGATTRSGMLTKPMLARFGIQSRLEYYSVELLSMIIQRSSRVLGCKIYEDAAIEIARRSRGTPRIANALLRRVRDFAEIKGNGEIEINITKYALNSLNVDEFGLDEMDNKIMRVMIENFKGKPVGISALATSIAENPETLEEVYEPFLIQEGFIIRTPRGREVTDKAYQHLNISRPRSPGELF
- a CDS encoding FMN-binding negative transcriptional regulator, which encodes MFIPKLYRSEDYNLMKEIIRENAFALLISSVEKIRATHSMMMLNEDDPENIYVETHISKANPQAKTLKDGDEVLCDFLGAHAYISSSWYDHMNVSTWNYEAVQIHGKVQLMNHDELYQHLEKLTSKYESFQKCPVMVKDMGREFVEKEMKGAFGIKIIPTEIFINQKLSQNRKDHDFQNIISELENSDENGRKIAEKMKLIQK
- a CDS encoding MBL fold metallo-hydrolase, translated to MKLYPIQCGKFKLDGGAMFGVVPKSLWEKTNPADEKNLIELGTRSLLIEDGKKLILVDCGLGNKQDDKFFGHYSLWGDDNLDKNLKKYGFVKEDITDIFLTHLHFDHCGGAIEWNDDRTGYRPAFKNAQFWTNENHWKWATEPNPREKASFLKENILPMQESGQLNFLPLPTTGNYGFAPDLKMDVIFVDGHTEKQMLPVIQYQEKTIVFAADLIPTAGHINQVYVMGYDTRPLLTMEEKAKFLKQCVDNEYLLFFEHDANNELASLKMTEKGVRLNEIHSFNDVFGY
- the coaE gene encoding dephospho-CoA kinase (Dephospho-CoA kinase (CoaE) performs the final step in coenzyme A biosynthesis.) — its product is MEELHSETQKAEPEPSPKIIGLTGGIGSGKTTVAHFIEEFGFPVYYSDDRAKTIVNDNEDLKIKIKELLGEKAYDTNGQYDRKFVAEKVFNNKEQLHELNEIIHPAVKIDFEEWLKKQTQYLVFKETALLFELKLNKQCYKSLLVTAEDNIRAKRVMDRDGKTYREVESVMEKQMPEKDKIKMADCIIYNNTNLEDLKEQTERIIFSIE